The segment ACTGCCAGCCTTGGATGAAGGGGCGAAGGCTGGAGCTAGCCCTCGTTGCGTATCTTTTTGATGGCGTTGATCAGACCGTTGGTGGAACTGTCATGGCTTTCAGACGGTGCGTCACTGGTGAGTTCCGGCTGGATAGCCTGGGCCAGTTGCTTGCCCAGTTCCACTCCCCATTGGTCATAGGAATTGATATTCCAGACCGTGCCTTGCACGAAGATCTTGTGCTCGTAGAGGGCAATGAGGGCGCCGAGGGAGTGCGGGGTCAGGCGCTTGTAAAGGATCGAGTTGCTGGGGCGGTTGCCCATGAAAGAGCGATGGGCCATGAGCTTGCCGATTTCGGGGTCGGTCATTCCCGCAGCGCGCATGTCGGCTTCGGCCTCCTCGGGGGACTTGCCCTGCATGAGGGCCTCGGTCTGCGCCAGGAAGTTGGAGAGCAGCACATTGTGATGTTTTCCCAGAGGGTTGAGTGGCTGGACCGGCGCCAGGAAGTCGCTAGGGATCAGTTTGGTACCCTGATGAATCAATTGATAGAAGGCGTGCTGGCCGTTTGTCCCGGGTTCCCCCCAGATGATGGGGCCTGTGCCGTAATTGACGATCTGACCGTCCAGTGTCGCTGATTTGCCGTTGGATTCCATGTCGCCCTGTTGGAAGTAGGCCGGGAAGCGTGACAGGTACTGGTCATAGGGCAGGATGGCGTGGGTGCCGCAGGAAAAGAAGTTGTTGTACCAGATGCCCAGCATGGCCATGACCACGGGTATGTTCTCTTCCAGCGGGGTGGTGCGGAAATGATTGTCCACCTCATGGGCGCCTGCGAGCAGTTCCTCGAATCGGTCCATGCCGATGCTCAGGGCGATGGGCAAGCCGATGGCTGACCACAGGGAGTAGCGCCCTCCCACCCAGTCCCAGAATTCAAACATGTTGGCGGAGTCGATACCGAAGTCGGTCACGGCCGGGCCATTGGTAGACAGGGCTACGAAATGTTTTGCCACGTGTTTTTTGTTGCCTGCGGCCTCCAGAAACCAGGCGCGCGCAGTGGCGGCGTTCATCATGGTTTCCTGAGTGGTGAACGACTTGGAAGCCACGATGAAGAGGGTTGTTTCCGGGTTCAGCAACTTCAGGGTTTCAGCCATGTGCGTGCCGTCCACATTGGAGACGAAATGTGCGCGGGGGCCGTCGGCATAGTGTGCCAGCGCGGTGGTCACCATGTGCGGGCCGAGGTCCGAACCGCCAATGCCGATGTTGACCACATCAGCCACCGGGCGACCGGTATAGCCGGTCCATTTGCCGGAGCGTACGGACTTGGTGAAGGTTCGCATCTGCTGGAGCACGGCGTTGACTCCGGGCATCACATCTTTTTCGTTTACCAGCATGGGGGTGTTTGAGCGGTTGCGCAGGGCCACGTGCAGCACCGCCCGATCCTCGGTGGTGTTGATTTTTTCGCCTGCAAACATGGCCTGCAGACGTTCGGGCACACCTGTGGAACGGGCCAGGTCCATCAGCAGACTCATGGTCTTTTCTGTGATGCGGTTCTTGGAGTAGTCGAACAGGATGTCTCCCAAGCGCAGGGAGAATGTGCTGAATCTCTCGGGATCATTGCTGAAGAGTTCCCGCATGTGCAGGCTTTCGATCTCGAGGTAATGCCCCTCCAGGGCCTTCCACTGGGGGGAAGCGGTCAACGTAGACATGGCCTCTCTCCTGTTCGTGAATGAATGCAAGCGTTTCTAACCGCATTGTAGAATGGGCGAATTGGCGCTTTGTGTCAACGCGTGGAGAGCAGACTTGCTAGTACATGAGGTTGGGCAGGCATAAAATGACCTGCGGGAACAGGAACAGCAGGGCGATGCCCACGACAATGGCCCACATGAAGGGAATGATGCCCTTGAAGATGGATTCCAGCGTGATGCCGGGGATGATGGATTGCGCTGTGCCATAGACCACATAGACGTTGATGCCCACCGGAGGGGTGATGACGCCCATCTGCGTGATCAGCACGATAATGATGCCGAACCAGATGGGATCATAGCCCAGATTGGTGACCACCGGGTAGAAGACCGGGATGGTCAGCATGATGAGGGCCAGGGCGTCCATGAAGCAACCACCCAGAAAATAGATGAGGACGATAACGGCCATAACCAGGAACGCAGGCAGTTCGAAGCCTGCGACCCACGAGGCCACGTTGAAGGGGATGCGGGTCACGGCCAGGAACTTGCCGAAGACGATGGCTCCGGCCACCAGGAACAGCACCATGCTGGAAGTACGCAGGGTTTCGTAGAGCGAATTGACAAAGGCCTTCCAGCTGAGCTGCCGCTTGATGAGCGAGAGTGCCAATACGCCCAGTACGCCGATGGATGCGGCTTCGGTGGGGGTGAACCAGCCGAAGAACATGCCACCAATGACCAGGCCGAAAACAATGAGCGTGTCGATGAGTCCGAGCAGGGATTTGAGCTTGGCTGCAGTGCTGAATTTTTCGCCAGCGGGTCCCAGCTCCGGGTTGCGGTGACACTGGATGGCGATGGCGGCGATGAACAGCACGGTCAGCATCAGTGCGGGCAGGATGCCTGCCACAAACAGGGCACCGATGGATTGCTCGGTCAGGACGCCGTAGACGATGAGTACAACGGACGGAGGCATGATCATGCCCAGTCCACCACCCGAGGCAACACTGCCTGCAGCCAGGGAGTTTGCGTAGCCGTAGCGTTTCATTTCGGGAATACCTACGGTGGCCATGGTGGCGGCGGTAGCAGGGCTGGAGCCACAAACGGCGCCGAATGCCGTGCAGGCGCTGACCGTGGCCATGGCTAATCCACCCTGAACATGTCCGAAGAAATGGTAGGCGGTGCTGTAGAGTCTGCGGCTGATACCGCTATTGAAGGCTAGCTGTCCCATCAGGATGAACAGCGGGATGGTGGACAGGCTGTAGGACGAAAATGCGTCGTAGACGCTGCGGGACAGCAGGTTCATTCCGCCCTTGGAGGACGTGAGGAAGGAAAAACCGATGAATCCGGTGAGGGTCATGACGTAGGCCACGGGCATCCGGGTCATGAACAGGGCGATCATGACGACGATGCCGATGATGCCCACAAGGGTCGCGTCCATGGCTATTCCCCGTCCTTGCTAAAGAAGCGCATGACATCTCCGAAAATGCCCAGAGCAAAGACCAAAAAGCCGAAGCCCAGAGCATAGACAACATAGTATTCTGGGAGCTCCAGATTCATGGACACGGTTCCGGCCCGGTTCAATGTGCCTGCATAGAGGGCCATGCGCCAGCAAACCAGGGCGAACAGGGCCAGGGCAGCCAGGTCCGTGATCAGCTTGATGATGTCCCGGGTGCGACGGGAGAAGCGCCGGACGACGATTTCGACCCCGATGTGCACCCGTTGCGAATGGGCGTAGGGCAATGAGAGGCCTACGGCCAGCGTGGCCAAAATGGTGACGATTTCCTCGGAGCCGAAGATGGGGGTGTTGAAGCCGCCCCGGCCTAGGACATCGGCCCCGGTCAGGAATGCCATACCCATCAGGCAGCAGGCAGCCAGGATTTTCATGACCGCTTCGAGCTTGGCCAACAGGGCGAGATAGGTCTTCATGGGTGTGTCCGAGGCGTTTGTTCAAACAGGCAGGGAGGTTGACCAAGAAGTCATCCCCCCTGCCCGGAGTGTTGTTCGTTAATAATCCTGAGTCGCTATTGCAGCGAATTCAAGGTTGCGACGATGTAATCCAGGACGGCTTTTCCGTCCAGCCCCTTCTTGGTGGCCTCGGCGGTGTAAGCCTCCAGCATGGGGGCGCAAGCAGCTTTCCAGCGATCCGTTTCGGCGTCGGCCAAGGGGATGACTTCGCCGCCTTGAGCCTTGAAGAATTCCATTCCTGCCTTGTCGCTGTCGTCCCAGGCCTGACCATGTTTACCCGACCATTCGGCATTGATTTCCAAGATGGCCTTTTGAGCATCGGCCGGAATTTCTGCCCAGCGATCCTTGTTCATGACCACGAAGAAGGTGGTGGTGTAGGCTACGGCGCCCGAATCGGTCATGTAGTCCACGACTTCGCCCATCTTCCAACCTTTGTTGGTTTCCACGGGGTACATGCCACCGTTGACCACGCCTTTCTGGATGGCCTGGTAAGAGTCAGGCATGGACATGGCCACCGGAGTGCCACCCAGTGCCGAGACGACTTTGGCGGAGTTGCCTGTGGCGCGCAGTTTGAGGCCCTTCATGTCCTCAATGCTTCGGACGGGTTTCTTGGCGGTATGCAGCAGTCCCGGTCCATGGGCATGGAAGTACATGACCTGGACATCGTCAAATTCCTTGGGTTGAAACTTTTCATTCACGCCATTGGCGACTTTGGTGGCAACCACACCACTTTGGTAGCCCAGAGGCAGGTCCACGGCGGCCATGACGGGGAAGCGGCCGCGAGAATAGGCCAACACGGAGAAACCGATGTCCGACAGGCCTTCCACAACGCCGTCGTAGCACTGTTTGGCCTTGGTCAGAGTGCCGCCGGGGAAGTAGTCGATGCTGACGGCTCCACCCGTGCGCTTCTCTACTTCTTTGCACCAGGCTTCGGCCAATTGGGATTGGACGTGGGTCGGCGGAAAGAAGTTCGAGTAGGTCAGCTTAACGTTCCCTGCCTGTGCGGGAAGGGCAGTGCTGAGGACGGCCAGGGTCAGGGCAGCCAGTAGCAGTTTCTTCATGGGTTCCTCCGTGTGATGTGTTCGATATCGTTCATCGGCCCCAGCGGGTGCCGATAGTTGCTAGCCTTGCGGTTTCAAACCGTTGGCCCGCGCCAGGGTCAGTGCGGCTTGGCGGACGTCGGTCTTATCCAGAACTCCGGTACCCAATGCGCTGTGGATCAGGAATCCTTCGAATAGTGCGGTGTTTAGGGCTCCGATCTTTTCTGCCGGGTAACCGCTATTCACATGATTTCCCACCAATGCGGCAAAGAGTTCGTTGGAAAGTCGGTATGCTCCCTGGTTCAGAGCCTGGCGCAATGTTTCGTTGCGTGTGGCGTGCATGGTGAATTCCAGAAAGATGCGGGACCAGTCCTGATCGTCGATGATTGTTTCCAGGAAATCCCAGATGATCCCCATGGCCTCGTCCAGGTCATGGGTTATTGGGAAATGGTTGTCGCGTTGCTCCCGGTAGGACTTGAGCTTGCCTTCAATGATCTTCAGGAACAGCTCTCCTTTGCTTTCCCAATGGCGATAAAAGCAGCCCTTGGAATACCCCGCCTCCGCTGTGATTTCGGCGATGGAGGTCTTGGTGAAACCTTTCTGACCGAACAAGCTGATGGCGGAAGCCTCCAATTCGAGACGTGTCTGTTGAGATTTTTCTTGTTGTTTCTTCATAATATTAGCCAGTTGCGTTGTTTTTGCGACCGGGCGTCAAAAAGTGACCGTCGGTCACAAGAGATGATCGATTATCTCTTGTTGCCAACGCTGTCAAGAGGTGGCGGATATATTATTCAGACTACCCACGAGGTTAGGCTTGCCTCACGGCGCGCTCTTTGCAACAAGAACACAGGGCTGTCAGCTTTTCGGCGTAGGCGGCAACAAAGCGATTGAGCAAAGAGGGCATCAATGCATCTGAGAAAACGTGTTCTGGTCACGGGTGGTTCAGGATTTCTGGGATCGTTCCTGTGCGAGAGGTTGCTCGATGAGGGGAACGACGTGTTGTGTGCGGACAACTTCTTCACCGGCGCACGCGGGAATGTCGCGCACCTGATGGGGCAGCCGAATTTCGAGTTGATGCGCCATGACGTCACTTTCCCGCTGTATGTTGAGGTTGACGAAATTTATAATTTGGCTTGCCCTGCCTCCCCCATCCACTATCAGTACGACCCAGTGCAAACGACCAAGACTTCCATTCATGGGGCCATTAACATGCTGGGGCTGGCCAAGCGGGTCAAAGCCAAGATTCTTCAGGCCAGCACTTCAGAGGTCTATGGTGATCCGGAGATTCATCCTCAAACCGAGGATTACTGGGGCCGGGTCAACCCCATTGGTGAGCGTGCCTGTTATGACGAAGGCAAGCGATGCGCAGAAACTCTGTTTTTTGATTACAACCGGCAGCACAGGCTGCGCATCAAGGTCTGCCGCATTTTCAATACCTATGGCCCCCGCATGCATCCCAACGACGGGCGTGTGGTCTCTAATTTCATTGTCCAGGCGCTCAAAGGCGAGCCGATCACCGTGTATGGCGATGGTTCCCAGACCCGCTCGTTTTGTTATGTGGATGATCTGATCAATGGCATGATTCGCCTGATGGGCACTGCCGACGAGTTTACCGGTCCCATGAACCTGGGGAATCCGGATGAGTTTACCATCCTTGAATTGGCCACGAAGGTGATCGATCTGGTGGGGAGCAAGTCCGAGGTGGTCTTCAAGCCTTTACCCGGGGATGATCCTCGTCAGCGCAAGCCTGATATTACTTTGGCGCGTGAGACCATCGATTGGGAACCTTTAGTGCGGCTTGACGATGGGCTGGTAAAGACCGTCGCCTATTTTGAAGAGCTGTTCACACAGGGCGTGATCTAGAGAATTCCACCGGGAATCTGCATATTCATTGTGAGGCCGCGTCATAACGCGGCCTTTTTTGTTTGCGAGGATCAGTGGCACATGTTTCTTGTGATCAGTTGAATGGAAAATGCAGTTAAAGGCGCTTTCGGAGTGGACTGGAATTGCCTTGCCGTGGGCCTCTGAGAATCACTTGAGCTCTAGTCAAATCAGTGTATTTGTCCCTGTTCTGTGGTATAAGGCATCACGAACACGAACACGGAGAAAGCTCATGCGTACCAAGATCATTGCCACGTTGGGTCCCGCATCCATGGAAAAAGACGTGATGCGCGCCATGGTCGACCATGGGGTCCGGATCTTTCGTCTCAACTTTTCCCATGCCGATGCCGAATATTTTCGTCCCATTGTCCAGACGATCCGCGAGATCGAGCAGGAGGTGGGTTTTCCGCTAACTGCGATGGGGGACCTGTGCGGTCCTAAGATTCGCATCGGGCAGGTGATAGGCTCACCGTGCAACGTGAGTAAGGGGGATGTTGTCTGTCTGGGGTTGCCGGACATGCGTGGCGGAGCCCCTGCAGACGCGTTGTTTATTGAATTGGGAGTCCCCGAATTACTGGATGGCCTGTCCGTGGGCGAACCGGTCTTCCTGTCGGACGGCATGCTGCAATTCACCATTACACGTGTATTGGAGCAGGACAAAATGTATTTGATGGAGGCGCAGAATGGTTCGATTCTGACTTCCAACAAGGGGATTGCCTTCCCGGATAAGGTTCACCCCATGCCGGCACTGACGGAAAAGGACCGCAAGGATTTGTCCGAGGCCTTGGCTATTGGCGTGGATGCACTGGCCTTGTCCTTTGTGCAGACGCGTGATGATGTGGACGAAGCCAAGGAACTGATCCGCAAGGAAGGCCATTGGGTCCCTGTGGTTGCCAAGCTTGAACGCAAGCGTGCTGTGGACAATATCGAATCCATCGTGGCGGCAGCGGATGCGATCATGGTGGCCCGGGGTGACTTGGGAGTCGAGTGTTCTCTGATGACCCTGCCTGTGATCCAGAAACGAATCATTCGGGCTTGTCGCCATCAGCAGAAGGCCGTGATCGTGGCGACGCAAATGATGCTTTCCATGGTCAAGAGCCCTGTACCTACCCGCGCTGAAGCCGCTGATGTGGCGAACGCCGTGATGGACGGGGCGGATTGTGTGATGCTGTCCGAGGAGACAGCCATCGGTAATCATCCGGTGGAGACCTGCCGCTTTATTCAGGGGATCGCCACCAGCGCAGAGGAATACTATCTCGAGCGGATAGGCGAGCCTTTCAAGCCCAGCAAACAACGCAATCTCGTCAAATACATGGCCTATTCAGCTTGTCTCGTGGCCGAACAGGCTCAGAGCAAGGCTTTGATTGCTCATTCCACTAGTGGTTCCACAGCTCGGCTTCTTTCCAGCCGTCGGCCAAGGCAGACTATTTTTGCATTGACCCCCGATCAACGTGTTATCCGTTGGTTGAACTTCTTCTGGGGGGTCAAGCCGCGGGCCGTTGATCCCCGCATCGAAAGCCATACCGAACGTGCTCTGGAGTTTGTCAAAACCAGTAATGAATTTGCATCCGGAGAAAATGTTGTCGTGACCTCCGGCCAGGCTCGCCCCCCCGGGCAAACCGAAATCAAGACCAATACCATCCGCTTGTTCTACAAGTAGAACAAGATTGAAAAGGTAAAGGGCCCTACTGTTTTCAGTTGGAAAACATTAGGGCCCTTTTTATTTGGAACCATAATGCTATTGACGTGCAGTGTTGAACTTGTTGAAAAGTTTAGAAGTCTTCAGAATTGAATAATTTTGTTCATATTTGCGGTATGTTGGCGAATAAAAACAGAAATTCTCTTGAATTCAAGGGGTGTAAAGGCTGGTCAAGCAGTTCGATTTGGGGTAATGGCCGGAGAGTTGTGAACGCGTTGGTGAACCAGGGGCAAATGGTTGCTAGCGCAATTATATTGTAGAAGGCAATAGTTGCCATATCAACGAACTGAACTGCAAGTGGGGTGTCCTGATGAATGGGGGTTTGAAAACTCTTGCGATGGCAATGCTTGCGGTGCTGCTGATGGCAGGCACCGCTATTGCCTCGGGCTTCGGAATTTATGAGTGGAGTGGACGCAGCAACGCCATGGGTGGCGCTACATATGCCAACACCAGGGATGCGTCGACGGTGGCAACCAACCCGTCGGGTATGACTGATCTGGAAGGGACTCACCTTTTGACAGGCGTCAGCGCCATCGCACCTAAGGCCATTGTTGATTTTGACAACGCGGCCTACAATGACTCCACAGGCAAGTCCAATGTCTGGTTACCGCCGCATGCGTATGTCTCCCACCAGTTGAGTGAAGATTTCTGGATTGGTGCTGGTGTGTTTTCCCGCTTTGGCCTGGGCACGGAATTCGAGGAGACCTGGGCTGGTCGCTACAACATGATGGACGCCAGCATTGAGTCTGTCTCTTTCACTCCTGTTCTGGCGTATCGGTTGAACGACCAGTGGTCCTTTTCTGCTGGCCCTGAGTTCATGTATATGCGTTTCCAGCAGGGTAAGACGGTGGACAACATCAACGTCAAGGACCCGACGACCACCACGTCGGACACCCATGCCAAGCTTGATGGTGACAGCACGGATGTTGGTGGAGTGTTTGCTGTAACCTATAAGCCGCTGGATTGGGTTACTACTGCGCTTACCTACCGTACTCAGGTTGAGCACAAGATCGTCGGTGATGCTACCTTCAGCCCTATTGGTGCCGTGAACCCTTTGGGCGCCTATACCACTACGGCTGGAGCTCATGGTGTCATTACTCTTCCTGATAGCCTGACCCTGGCCGTTGCGATCAAGCCTATGGACAAGCTGACCGTGGAAGCCGATATTCTGTACACACGATGGGAATCCTATCAGGAACTGCGTATTAACTACGACAGGCAGTTGATTCCGGGGGTTGCAGCTTCCACCCAATCCGTGACGGAAAAGGCCTGGCGCAATACCTTCCGTTATCAATTGGGCGTGGAGTATGCACTGTACGATTGGCTGGACCTGCGTGCCGGCTATATCTACGACCAGTCGCCCATTTGCGATGACCATGCCGATTATATGGTTCCGGCCAATGACCGTCAGCTGTACTCCGCGGGTGTAGGCCTCAATCTGGATAATTGGACTGTGGACCTGTCCTACATCTACCTGAGCAGTGATGAACGTGCATACAATAATCGTCCGGCCGAGGGCGTGTATTCTGGTGAGGCTCATGACCTCGAGACCCACATCGTGGGTGTCAGCCTGGGCTACAAGTTCTAGGTTTTGATATTAGCAAAAGCAAAAGGCCGGAATGGATATCCATTCCGGCCTTTTTTGCATTAAAGTTGTGGCTTCAACTCAGCCCGGCTGCTT is part of the Desulfovibrio ferrophilus genome and harbors:
- a CDS encoding OmpP1/FadL family transporter gives rise to the protein MAMLAVLLMAGTAIASGFGIYEWSGRSNAMGGATYANTRDASTVATNPSGMTDLEGTHLLTGVSAIAPKAIVDFDNAAYNDSTGKSNVWLPPHAYVSHQLSEDFWIGAGVFSRFGLGTEFEETWAGRYNMMDASIESVSFTPVLAYRLNDQWSFSAGPEFMYMRFQQGKTVDNINVKDPTTTTSDTHAKLDGDSTDVGGVFAVTYKPLDWVTTALTYRTQVEHKIVGDATFSPIGAVNPLGAYTTTAGAHGVITLPDSLTLAVAIKPMDKLTVEADILYTRWESYQELRINYDRQLIPGVAASTQSVTEKAWRNTFRYQLGVEYALYDWLDLRAGYIYDQSPICDDHADYMVPANDRQLYSAGVGLNLDNWTVDLSYIYLSSDERAYNNRPAEGVYSGEAHDLETHIVGVSLGYKF
- a CDS encoding UDP-glucuronic acid decarboxylase family protein, translating into MHLRKRVLVTGGSGFLGSFLCERLLDEGNDVLCADNFFTGARGNVAHLMGQPNFELMRHDVTFPLYVEVDEIYNLACPASPIHYQYDPVQTTKTSIHGAINMLGLAKRVKAKILQASTSEVYGDPEIHPQTEDYWGRVNPIGERACYDEGKRCAETLFFDYNRQHRLRIKVCRIFNTYGPRMHPNDGRVVSNFIVQALKGEPITVYGDGSQTRSFCYVDDLINGMIRLMGTADEFTGPMNLGNPDEFTILELATKVIDLVGSKSEVVFKPLPGDDPRQRKPDITLARETIDWEPLVRLDDGLVKTVAYFEELFTQGVI
- a CDS encoding TRAP transporter large permease, which codes for MDATLVGIIGIVVMIALFMTRMPVAYVMTLTGFIGFSFLTSSKGGMNLLSRSVYDAFSSYSLSTIPLFILMGQLAFNSGISRRLYSTAYHFFGHVQGGLAMATVSACTAFGAVCGSSPATAATMATVGIPEMKRYGYANSLAAGSVASGGGLGMIMPPSVVLIVYGVLTEQSIGALFVAGILPALMLTVLFIAAIAIQCHRNPELGPAGEKFSTAAKLKSLLGLIDTLIVFGLVIGGMFFGWFTPTEAASIGVLGVLALSLIKRQLSWKAFVNSLYETLRTSSMVLFLVAGAIVFGKFLAVTRIPFNVASWVAGFELPAFLVMAVIVLIYFLGGCFMDALALIMLTIPVFYPVVTNLGYDPIWFGIIIVLITQMGVITPPVGINVYVVYGTAQSIIPGITLESIFKGIIPFMWAIVVGIALLFLFPQVILCLPNLMY
- a CDS encoding TRAP transporter small permease, whose protein sequence is MKTYLALLAKLEAVMKILAACCLMGMAFLTGADVLGRGGFNTPIFGSEEIVTILATLAVGLSLPYAHSQRVHIGVEIVVRRFSRRTRDIIKLITDLAALALFALVCWRMALYAGTLNRAGTVSMNLELPEYYVVYALGFGFLVFALGIFGDVMRFFSKDGE
- a CDS encoding TetR/AcrR family transcriptional regulator, with the protein product MKKQQEKSQQTRLELEASAISLFGQKGFTKTSIAEITAEAGYSKGCFYRHWESKGELFLKIIEGKLKSYREQRDNHFPITHDLDEAMGIIWDFLETIIDDQDWSRIFLEFTMHATRNETLRQALNQGAYRLSNELFAALVGNHVNSGYPAEKIGALNTALFEGFLIHSALGTGVLDKTDVRQAALTLARANGLKPQG
- a CDS encoding TRAP transporter substrate-binding protein, translated to MKKLLLAALTLAVLSTALPAQAGNVKLTYSNFFPPTHVQSQLAEAWCKEVEKRTGGAVSIDYFPGGTLTKAKQCYDGVVEGLSDIGFSVLAYSRGRFPVMAAVDLPLGYQSGVVATKVANGVNEKFQPKEFDDVQVMYFHAHGPGLLHTAKKPVRSIEDMKGLKLRATGNSAKVVSALGGTPVAMSMPDSYQAIQKGVVNGGMYPVETNKGWKMGEVVDYMTDSGAVAYTTTFFVVMNKDRWAEIPADAQKAILEINAEWSGKHGQAWDDSDKAGMEFFKAQGGEVIPLADAETDRWKAACAPMLEAYTAEATKKGLDGKAVLDYIVATLNSLQ
- the pyk gene encoding pyruvate kinase — protein: MRTKIIATLGPASMEKDVMRAMVDHGVRIFRLNFSHADAEYFRPIVQTIREIEQEVGFPLTAMGDLCGPKIRIGQVIGSPCNVSKGDVVCLGLPDMRGGAPADALFIELGVPELLDGLSVGEPVFLSDGMLQFTITRVLEQDKMYLMEAQNGSILTSNKGIAFPDKVHPMPALTEKDRKDLSEALAIGVDALALSFVQTRDDVDEAKELIRKEGHWVPVVAKLERKRAVDNIESIVAAADAIMVARGDLGVECSLMTLPVIQKRIIRACRHQQKAVIVATQMMLSMVKSPVPTRAEAADVANAVMDGADCVMLSEETAIGNHPVETCRFIQGIATSAEEYYLERIGEPFKPSKQRNLVKYMAYSACLVAEQAQSKALIAHSTSGSTARLLSSRRPRQTIFALTPDQRVIRWLNFFWGVKPRAVDPRIESHTERALEFVKTSNEFASGENVVVTSGQARPPGQTEIKTNTIRLFYK
- the pgi gene encoding glucose-6-phosphate isomerase translates to MSTLTASPQWKALEGHYLEIESLHMRELFSNDPERFSTFSLRLGDILFDYSKNRITEKTMSLLMDLARSTGVPERLQAMFAGEKINTTEDRAVLHVALRNRSNTPMLVNEKDVMPGVNAVLQQMRTFTKSVRSGKWTGYTGRPVADVVNIGIGGSDLGPHMVTTALAHYADGPRAHFVSNVDGTHMAETLKLLNPETTLFIVASKSFTTQETMMNAATARAWFLEAAGNKKHVAKHFVALSTNGPAVTDFGIDSANMFEFWDWVGGRYSLWSAIGLPIALSIGMDRFEELLAGAHEVDNHFRTTPLEENIPVVMAMLGIWYNNFFSCGTHAILPYDQYLSRFPAYFQQGDMESNGKSATLDGQIVNYGTGPIIWGEPGTNGQHAFYQLIHQGTKLIPSDFLAPVQPLNPLGKHHNVLLSNFLAQTEALMQGKSPEEAEADMRAAGMTDPEIGKLMAHRSFMGNRPSNSILYKRLTPHSLGALIALYEHKIFVQGTVWNINSYDQWGVELGKQLAQAIQPELTSDAPSESHDSSTNGLINAIKKIRNEG